One Amycolatopsis sp. NBC_00355 genomic window carries:
- a CDS encoding response regulator transcription factor, translating into MPRTTELTATEREVLHDAARGLNNIQIGLKQFRSTETIRTHMKNIFFKLKARNRAHAVAIAYDTGILHCRIPHLPLTQAIPQPTFPSPCEPHRRDHATNAPTARRSVSSEPTSGGRR; encoded by the coding sequence ATGCCCCGCACGACCGAACTGACCGCCACCGAACGGGAAGTCCTCCACGACGCCGCCCGCGGTCTGAACAACATCCAGATCGGCTTGAAACAGTTCCGTTCGACCGAAACCATCCGCACCCACATGAAGAACATCTTCTTCAAGCTCAAGGCCCGCAACCGCGCTCACGCCGTCGCCATCGCCTACGACACCGGCATCCTCCACTGCCGGATTCCACACCTGCCACTGACACAGGCGATACCGCAACCAACCTTTCCATCACCGTGCGAACCGCACCGACGCGACCACGCCACGAACGCTCCGACCGCCCGTCGCTCCGTCAGCAGCGAACCCACTTCAGGAGGACGACGATGA
- a CDS encoding serine hydrolase domain-containing protein, whose amino-acid sequence MTIPASASTSSTPNALQQQVNAVQQTGTVGVAAQVTSPRGQLFAEAGQADIATMSSVQSGDAFRIGSSTKTFVATVMLQLVAEHRVSLDDTVEHWLPGLVTGAGNDGSKITVRDLLQQNSGVPEYLSDFPEITSTANFQADRFTTYTAAQLVAIAMRQAPDFAPGTAWEYSNTNYILAGMIIKKATGHTWQHEVTQRIINPLHLSHTIAPITSSAIPGRHLHGYSNFGSGPVIDVTALNPSAADAAGAMISTTDDLTRFFHELVTGKLLAPAQLTAMETTVPAPGLADVLPGARYGLGLMQIPLTCGGSYYAHGGDLPGYHTREGVTTDGRTTAVAVQTGDGTATTEHAMDNLIDRELCTPATR is encoded by the coding sequence GTGACCATTCCGGCGTCGGCCTCGACCAGCTCGACGCCGAACGCGTTGCAGCAGCAGGTGAACGCGGTCCAGCAGACCGGAACCGTGGGTGTGGCGGCGCAAGTGACCAGCCCGCGCGGGCAGCTGTTCGCCGAAGCCGGACAGGCCGACATTGCGACCATGTCGTCGGTACAGTCCGGGGACGCGTTCCGGATCGGTAGCTCGACCAAGACGTTCGTCGCCACCGTGATGCTGCAACTCGTCGCAGAGCACCGGGTGTCCCTCGACGACACCGTCGAGCACTGGCTGCCGGGACTGGTGACCGGCGCCGGCAACGACGGCAGCAAGATCACCGTGCGGGACCTGTTGCAGCAAAACAGCGGAGTGCCCGAGTACCTCAGCGACTTCCCAGAGATCACCTCCACCGCGAACTTTCAGGCCGACCGGTTCACGACCTACACCGCGGCGCAACTGGTCGCCATCGCGATGCGGCAGGCGCCGGACTTCGCGCCAGGAACCGCGTGGGAATACTCAAACACCAACTACATCCTCGCCGGCATGATCATCAAGAAGGCCACCGGCCACACGTGGCAGCACGAGGTCACCCAGCGAATCATCAACCCGCTCCACCTCAGCCACACGATCGCGCCGATCACCTCTTCAGCGATCCCCGGTCGTCACCTGCACGGCTACTCCAACTTCGGCTCCGGGCCGGTGATCGACGTCACGGCGCTCAACCCCTCCGCAGCTGACGCGGCCGGCGCGATGATCAGCACCACGGACGACCTGACCCGCTTCTTCCACGAGTTGGTGACCGGCAAGCTGCTTGCGCCGGCCCAGCTCACCGCGATGGAGACCACCGTACCCGCGCCTGGACTGGCCGACGTCCTCCCCGGTGCCCGCTACGGCCTGGGCCTGATGCAGATCCCGCTGACTTGCGGCGGCAGTTACTACGCACACGGCGGCGACCTTCCCGGTTACCACACCCGCGAAGGCGTCACCACCGACGGCAGGACCACCGCCGTAGCCGTGCAGACCGGCGACGGCACCGCGACCACCGAACACGCCATGGACAACCTCATCGACCGGGAACTCTGCACCCCCGCCACCCGGTGA
- a CDS encoding transposase, whose protein sequence is MVRAEVFSDELWALIEPVWPSPGVRAGHPGNDHRLTLEGIAWRYRVGAPWAGCAGGLRGLAVPMDASGDYGVNVLIDSAGTLPGVGAPVGPATGGSVRHPAGLRQPEHGVG, encoded by the coding sequence ATGGTGCGCGCCGAGGTGTTCTCTGATGAGTTGTGGGCGTTGATCGAGCCGGTGTGGCCCAGTCCTGGCGTGCGGGCGGGTCACCCTGGGAACGATCATCGTTTGACGCTTGAAGGGATCGCGTGGCGGTATCGGGTCGGTGCCCCGTGGGCGGGATGTGCCGGAGGACTTCGGGGCCTGGCAGTCCCCATGGACGCGTCCGGCGACTATGGCGTCAACGTGCTGATCGACTCCGCGGGAACCCTGCCCGGCGTGGGCGCACCGGTGGGTCCTGCGACTGGAGGCTCCGTTCGGCACCCTGCCGGACTACGTCAGCCCGAGCATGGTGTGGGGTGA
- a CDS encoding helix-turn-helix transcriptional regulator, which yields MTLLELLQSGGTRTSAELAERLNVDGRTVRRYVEHLRALGIPVDSVRGRYGGYRLARHYRMPPLMLTDEEALAVVWGLLLTGRSGSGPASIGDVEAATSKVRRVLPAALARQIDAVVDTVNFTGGRTGEAERTGGGEEASARVLLGLAQAAGERRPIAFDYMPRHGRARLRTVHPHGIVAMHGLLYLTGHDVGRQAERTFRLDRIAGLRLLEGTFEVPDDLNPVQRVVGPLAAGAGRHEVSVLVDADAMHVRALFPETLASVEPVAGVAGNGHWLRVFVRAERLEWVAGRLAALDRPFVIEQPEALHGVVAALGQKLIAAAIVDPSGDSG from the coding sequence TTGACGTTGCTCGAGTTGTTGCAGTCCGGTGGCACCCGTACCTCTGCTGAGCTGGCCGAGCGGCTGAACGTGGATGGACGCACGGTGCGCCGCTACGTGGAGCACCTGCGTGCCCTCGGCATTCCGGTGGATTCCGTGCGTGGTCGTTACGGCGGTTACCGACTGGCGCGCCACTACCGGATGCCTCCGTTGATGCTCACCGACGAGGAAGCACTGGCGGTCGTCTGGGGGCTTCTGCTGACGGGCCGGTCGGGGTCTGGTCCGGCCTCGATCGGTGACGTGGAGGCCGCCACCTCGAAGGTGCGCCGGGTACTGCCCGCGGCCCTGGCACGACAGATTGACGCCGTGGTCGACACCGTGAATTTCACCGGCGGTCGGACCGGCGAGGCAGAGCGCACCGGGGGTGGCGAGGAGGCAAGCGCGAGAGTGCTACTCGGGCTGGCGCAGGCGGCGGGGGAACGGCGTCCGATTGCCTTCGACTACATGCCGCGGCACGGACGTGCACGGTTACGCACCGTTCATCCGCACGGCATCGTTGCCATGCACGGGCTGCTCTACCTCACCGGCCACGACGTCGGGCGCCAGGCGGAGCGGACGTTCCGCCTGGACCGCATCGCCGGCCTGCGCCTACTGGAGGGCACGTTCGAGGTGCCGGATGACCTGAACCCGGTGCAGCGGGTTGTGGGCCCGCTCGCAGCGGGTGCCGGGCGACATGAGGTGTCAGTGCTCGTCGACGCTGACGCAATGCATGTACGAGCGTTGTTCCCGGAGACGCTGGCGTCGGTCGAACCGGTAGCCGGCGTCGCCGGAAATGGTCACTGGCTGAGAGTTTTCGTCCGTGCGGAACGTTTGGAATGGGTCGCGGGAAGATTGGCCGCTCTCGATCGACCGTTCGTCATCGAGCAGCCGGAAGCTCTGCACGGGGTCGTTGCTGCGCTGGGACAGAAGCTGATCGCCGCGGCGATCGTCGATCCCAGCGGCGACTCAGGCTAG
- a CDS encoding VOC family protein yields the protein MTTNTVQLASVRVITDDLPQLVRFYEVLTGATPQYLTDDFVELVTPSATFALSTPERVAFIADNPPRAAANRTAIVEFVVEDVESLLAFMKTELGDDLDVVQAPTLMPWGNMSVLIRDPEGSLINLYTPVTPQALQLQQNRTPKMPPPTNKAD from the coding sequence ATGACAACGAACACCGTCCAACTGGCCTCCGTCCGCGTGATCACCGACGACCTACCGCAACTCGTCCGCTTCTACGAGGTCCTCACCGGCGCCACCCCGCAGTACCTGACCGACGACTTCGTCGAGCTGGTGACACCGTCCGCGACATTCGCGCTCAGCACGCCGGAGCGGGTCGCTTTCATCGCGGACAACCCACCGCGAGCGGCCGCCAACCGCACCGCCATCGTCGAGTTCGTCGTGGAGGACGTCGAATCCCTTCTTGCCTTCATGAAGACTGAACTCGGCGATGACCTCGACGTCGTGCAGGCGCCGACGTTGATGCCCTGGGGCAACATGTCTGTTCTGATCCGCGACCCCGAAGGGTCCCTCATCAACCTGTACACGCCGGTCACGCCGCAGGCGCTGCAACTGCAGCAGAACCGGACACCCAAGATGCCACCGCCTACCAACAAGGCGGACTGA